A window from Athalia rosae chromosome 5, iyAthRosa1.1, whole genome shotgun sequence encodes these proteins:
- the LOC105687250 gene encoding CCR4-NOT transcription complex subunit 11, giving the protein MSLTPKELSALLDILDEENLDSSFESLSNQLHQAFSKEDLFKVGTTLLLLLQHIDLLPNNTQRLIAVALMYDLYRGEPIACTPFATVFIQVLKPSEENVTGLPRPNFSGHIPALSKCEKNLLSHLLGYNAKEIIKKTPRQIMDEATHLASPLVDLTSLQLQVAERLSELPSISKCGNPVILPDMDRSKAGEIDKKIGKSITESLVIGEPPFCSQSYRPEFLRLAPPLYHSADELAWINVNEPNQFTIEYDTSMCVSNCAGAEARRLMGRAFKSALTLQQQQHLLTELDADPKLVYHIGLTPVKLPDLVENNPLIAIEVLLKLMQSSQITEYFSVLVNMEMSLHSMEVVNRLTTTVDLPTEFVHLYISNCISTCETIKDRYMQNRLVRLVCVFLQSLIRNKIINVQELFIEVQAFCIEFSRIREAAALFRLLKQLESGDIGGLNPPPAKSKIDPC; this is encoded by the coding sequence ATGTCGTTAACGCCAAAGGAATTGTCTGCGCTGCTCGATATCCTGGACGAAGAGAACCTTGACAGCAGCTTTGAATCACTCTCGAATCAATTGCACCAGGCTTTTTCTAAGGAGGATCTCTTCAAGGTAGGAACGACCTTGTTGCTTCTGCTACAACACATCGATCTTCTTCCGAATAATACACAGAGGCTAATAGCTGTAGCTCTGATGTACGATCTTTACCGAGGAGAACCAATTGCTTGTACACCGTTTGCTACAGTTTTCATCCAGGTGTTAAAACCCTCTGAAGAAAATGTAACAGGTTTGCCGAGACCAAACTTCTCTGGTCACATTCCTGCTCTGTCAAAATGTGAGAAGAACCTGCTCAGCCATTTGCTTGGGTATAATGCCaaggaaattatcaaaaaaacaCCGAGACAGATTATGGATGAGGCAACACATTTGGCCTCACCACTCGTCGATCTTACAAGTCTCCAATTACAAGTTGCTGAAAGATTATCCGAACTTCCGAGCATCAGTAAATGCGGTAATCCAGTCATACTACCGGATATGGACCGTTCGAAGGCTGgggaaattgataaaaagatCGGTAAAAGTATCACGGAGAGTCTAGTGATCGGAGAACCACCTTTTTGCAGCCAGAGTTATCGTCCAGAGTTCCTGAGACTTGCTCCACCCCTTTACCATTCTGCTGATGAACTTGCATGGATCAATGTCAACGAACCAAATCAATTTACCATTGAGTACGATACATCTATGTGCGTTTCTAACTGTGCAGGAGCCGAGGCACGTCGTCTGATGGGAAGAGCTTTCAAAAGTGCTTTGACACTCCAGCAACAGCAGCATTTGTTAACGGAGTTGGACGCTGACCCCAAACTTGTGTACCATATCGGTTTAACCCCGGTGAAGCTTCCTGACCTTGTTGAGAATAATCCATTAATAGCTATCGAAGTGTTGTTAAAATTGATGCAGTCCAGTCAAATAACGGAGTACTTCAGCGTCCTTGTCAACATGGAGATGTCATTACACTCTATGGAGGTTGTAAATAGGTTAACAACAACCGTTGATCTACCTACGGAATTTGTTCACCTTTATATAAGTAACTGCATATCAACGTGTGAGACCATAAAGGATAGGTACATGCAAAACCGTTTAGTGCGTTTAGTATGCGTTTTTCTCCAATCGCTGATTAGAAACAAGATAATTAATGTTCAAGAACTTTTTATCGAAGTTCAAGCCTTCTGCATAGAATTTAGCAGGATTCGAGAAGCTGCCGCTTTATTCCGACTTCTAAAACAACTCGAATCTGGTGATATCGGTGGGCTCAATCCTCCACCTGCTAAAAGTAAGATCGATCCTTGTTGA